GTAAGGTTGGCCGTCCGCGCGCAGGCGTTGCCGCGAAATACCGCGATCCGGAAACGGGCGCGACGTGGTCGGGCCGCGGCAAGCCGCCGCGCTGGATCGCAGGCAAGAACCGCGAACAGTTTGCGATTTAAACGTCCGTTTAAATAGCCTGCTCTTCAAAAGAGCCGCGTGTCCGTTAAGGAGCGCGGCTTTTTTGTTTTCTGCGCTCGCCGCGCACATGGCGTTGTCATGAAAATGTAATGATGGGGCGTGAATGAAAATACGACCCGTTCGCATAAGCGGTTGATTTAAATAAGAAATTTGTGGGTATTGGCGGGGTTCACGGGGCGCCCTTGATAGAATCGGGTATCGCTCACCGATATCTCATATTTCATGTCCACGTTTTCCGGCGACGCGCAGAGCGCAGATAAGCACGCGGTTGCACGCAAGAGCACGTTCGTCAGTATTGTGCTGAATGTCGTGCTTGCGACATTTCAGATCGTCGTCGGCGTGATTGCCCATTCGCAGGCATTGATTGCTGACGGGGTGCATTCGATTTCCGATTTGATCTCGGATTTTGTCGTGCTGGTTGCGAATCGGCATAGCGGCGCATCGCCGGATGCCGACCACAATTACGGCCACAGCCGCTACGAGACCGTCGCCTCGCTGTTTCTCGGCGCGATCCTGATTGCGGTTGGCGTCGGCATGCTCTGGCGGGCCGGCGACCGCCTCGTTAATCTCGAAAACATTCCGGCGGTACATTTTTCCGCGCTGCTCGTCGCGCTGACGGTGCTCGTGTCGAAAGAGGCGCTGTTTCGCTACATGTTGCGCGAAGCGCGGCGCGTCCGTTCGGCGATGCTCGTCGCGAATGCATGGCATGCGCGTTCGGATGCCGCGTCGTCGCTCGTCGTCGCGATCGGCATCGTCGGCAGCCTGGCCGGCGTGCGGCTGCTCGACCCGATCGCGGCGGCGATCGTCGGCTTCATGGTTGCGCGCATGGGCTGGACGTTCGGCTATGACGCGTTGCAGGACCTCTCCGACCGCGCGCTCGATACGACCGATACGGCCGAGATCCGCGCGCTGCTCGCGGCGACGCCGGGCGTGCGCGACGTGCACGACCTGCGCACGCGCAAGATGGGCGATGCCGCGCTCGTCGACGCGCACATCCTCGTCGATCCGAAAATCTCCGTCTCCGAAGGGCACTACATCGCCGAGACCGCGCGTGCGCGCGTGCTGACCGACGCGCGCGTGCTCGATGCGCTGATCCATGTCGATCCCGAGAACGACGCGGCGCGCCGTCCGGCGCTCGCGCTGCCGCCGCGCGGCGAGATCGTGGCACGGCTCGAGGCCGCGCTCGCGCTGCGCGGGCTGCATGCGGCGGCCATCAACCTGCATTACCTGAGTACGGGGCTCGAGATCGACGT
The nucleotide sequence above comes from Burkholderia sp. HI2500. Encoded proteins:
- a CDS encoding cation diffusion facilitator family transporter, with the protein product MSTFSGDAQSADKHAVARKSTFVSIVLNVVLATFQIVVGVIAHSQALIADGVHSISDLISDFVVLVANRHSGASPDADHNYGHSRYETVASLFLGAILIAVGVGMLWRAGDRLVNLENIPAVHFSALLVALTVLVSKEALFRYMLREARRVRSAMLVANAWHARSDAASSLVVAIGIVGSLAGVRLLDPIAAAIVGFMVARMGWTFGYDALQDLSDRALDTTDTAEIRALLAATPGVRDVHDLRTRKMGDAALVDAHILVDPKISVSEGHYIAETARARVLTDARVLDALIHVDPENDAARRPALALPPRGEIVARLEAALALRGLHAAAINLHYLSTGLEIDVTLACDPHDTDAALAGRLDADALKREFGARRIGFTRTMPAHA